From a region of the Arachis ipaensis cultivar K30076 chromosome B09, Araip1.1, whole genome shotgun sequence genome:
- the LOC110266876 gene encoding uncharacterized protein LOC110266876: MQVAGAHCRWDCERKKETLVLSQPFPGEKSVAPPCLAAGNATAVAEKFVGHRCRFRWLSGCRRTGSETVAVSVQPFLLRFGKRFNWKALLLLFRYLKLRVTEIVENASGAKLLAAVGFGLRRR; this comes from the exons ATGCAAGTTGCCGGAGCCCACTGCC GCTGGGATTGTGAACGGAAGAAGGAGACGCTGGTCCTGTCACAGCCGTTCCCGGGGGAGAAATCAGTCGCGCCGCCGTGCCTGGCAGCCGGGAATGCCACTGCCGTCGCCGAAAAATTtgtcg GTCACCGCTGCCGCTTTAGGTGGCTATcgggctgccgccgaaccggttcggagaccgtcgctgtttcggttcagccattccttcttcggttcggtaagcgtttcaaTTGGAAAGCCCTTTTGTTATTGTTCCGTTATCTCAAGCTGAG agttacTGAGATTGTTGAGAACGCAAGTGGAGCCAAGTTGCTGGCTGCAGTTGGTTTTGGGTTGAGGCGGAGATGA